One window of Sphingobacteriales bacterium genomic DNA carries:
- a CDS encoding tetratricopeptide repeat protein, which produces MRAILLVTILLYLHPYLDAQTVGNDQKALSLAKQAIELADKHKAYTDAIQLLAQAKKLDPQNLNFAYETAYVYYQQKNYDLVIKELKPFAGGKKAPDARFYQMLGNAYDLNKQPDKAVSTYKAGIKRFPDAGQLYLELGGAAYQSGNNDLAVDYWEMGIQNDPSYSSNYYWASKLYCLSSEKIWGILYGELFLMLEPNTVRTVEISSLLFKTYQSAVMVNPNSSWQNWVCFSERARMYTMLGAAEQGEITPFQVAIDETMTNALTSEMTNKNIQALYQLRVRFIENWSTAAFKHQYPNLLFDWWEKVKDAGHLEAYTYWVFKSGQPNEFEEWKKNNESAYRRFLLWYQDSPLKLNPNQRFFRLQYL; this is translated from the coding sequence ATGCGAGCAATTCTTTTGGTTACTATTTTATTGTATCTGCATCCTTATTTGGATGCACAAACGGTGGGGAATGACCAAAAAGCATTGTCTTTGGCAAAACAAGCTATAGAACTTGCCGACAAGCATAAGGCATATACTGATGCAATTCAGTTATTGGCACAGGCAAAAAAACTGGACCCTCAAAATCTCAACTTTGCTTATGAAACAGCCTATGTATATTATCAGCAAAAAAACTATGACCTTGTTATCAAGGAGTTAAAACCATTTGCCGGAGGGAAAAAAGCGCCCGATGCCCGTTTTTATCAGATGCTGGGCAATGCTTATGACCTTAACAAACAGCCGGATAAGGCTGTTTCAACTTATAAAGCAGGAATTAAGCGCTTTCCGGATGCGGGGCAACTGTATTTAGAATTAGGCGGCGCTGCCTATCAATCGGGTAATAACGATTTGGCAGTAGATTACTGGGAAATGGGTATTCAGAATGATCCTTCCTATTCTTCCAACTATTACTGGGCATCGAAACTATATTGCCTGTCTTCTGAAAAAATTTGGGGCATACTGTATGGCGAGTTGTTTTTAATGCTTGAGCCAAACACGGTACGGACGGTCGAAATCAGTTCCCTGCTGTTCAAAACGTACCAAAGTGCTGTTATGGTTAATCCAAATTCGAGCTGGCAAAACTGGGTTTGTTTCAGCGAACGCGCCCGGATGTACACCATGCTCGGCGCTGCTGAGCAAGGGGAGATAACTCCGTTTCAGGTAGCTATTGACGAAACAATGACCAACGCCCTGACTTCAGAAATGACAAACAAAAACATACAGGCTTTGTATCAATTGCGTGTCCGTTTTATTGAGAACTGGTCAACTGCTGCTTTCAAACACCAATATCCTAATCTGTTGTTTGATTGGTGGGAAAAGGTGAAAGACGCGGGGCATTTGGAAGCATATACCTATTGGGTCTTTAAAAGCGGGCAGCCCAATGAGTTTGAAGAATGGAAGAAAAACAACGAGTCAGCCTATCGGCGGTTTTTATTGTGGTATCAGGACTCCCCCTTAAAACTAAACCCAAATCAGCGTTTTTTCCGTTTGCAATACCTCTGA
- a CDS encoding PD40 domain-containing protein, with product MKQCLVLLIAVLFLGINIPVLGQSNALKTANELFNRYEYSKAIGFYEQVLRKEKNNAEALEKLAECYRLTSNTRKAESAYKKAIKFNPENHLLVFRLGQALMSNQKYKEALDVFINYTELAPYDNRGWVFAKDCKYFDRLQLDSAQYNISKPSFNSKASDYAPAFFKEGLVFTSNRTLTSFDIKDGWTGESFQDLFYVAELKDGWDTPVVLEGKTNIPAHEGPAVFNVHNTIMYFNRSELKSELKKTGTSFLKLYQAKWANGRWQDVEALPFNKEGYSIGHPALSPNGKTLYFTADFPGGFGGKDLYMSQYTQGKWSEPENLGPEINTRGDEMFPTIQDDGSLFFSSDGWGGLGGTDIYMANKENNAWVIKNLGFPLNSSKDDFGLILTKDKRTGYFASNREGSLSDDIYKVEIKPKKAEQLIEKPPVIYIEDEGTPKTPIKQVSNSGSEINPDDVILVSDTAAFDEQANNTIILKGFLFSKIYNEPMNGKTIVLTDKLPLPNKQKVSRTNTSENGSFHFLLQRDKLYQIDVLNSDNLVNNSMDITTVHIDKDSIYMNVIVWSDEIVPVPVNNVVESDPDTLLYNPQPIEDQVSYIPEPATDKETLTFKIQIGAFKKPLLKTNSFLTKLPHPSQTEFSPNGLTRYVSGNFDNPVDAFTYYNQLIKMKYLDSFIVVYVNNVRTTKTYEEVLQKLLTK from the coding sequence ATGAAACAGTGCTTAGTTCTGTTAATAGCAGTACTTTTTTTGGGCATTAATATTCCGGTTTTGGGGCAAAGCAATGCTTTGAAAACAGCAAATGAATTGTTTAACAGGTATGAATATTCCAAAGCAATCGGTTTTTACGAACAAGTGTTGCGAAAAGAGAAAAACAATGCGGAAGCACTTGAAAAACTGGCAGAGTGTTATCGCCTGACCAGTAATACCCGAAAGGCGGAATCTGCCTATAAAAAAGCCATCAAGTTTAATCCCGAAAACCACTTGTTAGTGTTCCGTCTTGGTCAGGCGCTCATGTCCAATCAAAAATACAAAGAAGCTTTAGACGTTTTTATAAATTATACGGAGTTGGCTCCTTATGACAACAGGGGGTGGGTGTTTGCCAAAGACTGTAAATACTTCGATAGATTGCAGTTGGATTCGGCACAATACAACATCTCAAAACCCTCGTTTAATTCAAAGGCTTCTGATTATGCACCGGCTTTTTTTAAAGAAGGGCTGGTGTTTACCTCAAACCGAACATTAACATCTTTTGATATTAAAGATGGTTGGACCGGTGAATCTTTTCAAGACCTGTTTTATGTTGCCGAACTTAAAGATGGCTGGGACACCCCTGTTGTATTGGAAGGCAAAACCAATATTCCGGCTCATGAAGGTCCGGCAGTATTTAATGTTCACAATACCATCATGTATTTTAACCGTAGCGAACTAAAAAGCGAGTTAAAAAAAACAGGAACTTCCTTTTTAAAATTATATCAGGCCAAATGGGCCAATGGCCGTTGGCAGGATGTCGAAGCCTTGCCATTTAACAAAGAAGGTTATTCTATCGGACATCCTGCATTATCACCTAACGGGAAAACCCTGTATTTTACCGCCGATTTTCCGGGTGGTTTTGGAGGGAAAGACCTTTATATGAGCCAATACACACAAGGCAAATGGTCTGAACCGGAAAATCTGGGGCCAGAAATCAACACCAGAGGCGATGAAATGTTTCCAACTATTCAGGATGACGGCAGTTTGTTTTTCTCATCAGACGGATGGGGCGGATTAGGAGGAACGGATATATACATGGCCAACAAAGAAAACAACGCATGGGTTATAAAAAATCTGGGCTTCCCGTTAAATAGCTCCAAAGATGATTTTGGGCTTATTTTGACCAAAGATAAAAGAACGGGGTATTTCGCCTCCAACCGCGAGGGTAGCCTGAGCGATGACATTTATAAAGTAGAAATTAAACCCAAAAAAGCGGAGCAGTTGATTGAGAAACCGCCGGTTATATATATTGAAGATGAAGGTACACCCAAAACACCGATTAAACAGGTAAGTAATAGCGGTTCCGAAATTAATCCTGATGATGTGATATTAGTGTCTGACACTGCTGCTTTTGATGAGCAGGCTAATAACACGATTATATTAAAAGGCTTTTTGTTTAGCAAAATTTACAATGAACCGATGAACGGAAAAACCATCGTTCTGACAGACAAACTGCCTCTACCCAACAAACAAAAAGTCAGCAGAACAAATACCTCTGAAAACGGTTCGTTTCATTTTCTTTTGCAGCGGGATAAATTATACCAGATAGATGTGCTGAACAGCGACAATCTGGTCAATAATTCTATGGACATCACTACTGTCCATATAGATAAAGACAGCATTTATATGAACGTGATTGTTTGGTCTGATGAGATTGTACCTGTTCCAGTAAACAATGTAGTAGAATCGGACCCTGATACACTTTTGTACAATCCTCAGCCTATAGAAGACCAAGTATCTTACATTCCGGAACCGGCAACAGACAAAGAAACTTTAACTTTTAAAATTCAAATAGGTGCTTTTAAAAAGCCACTGTTGAAAACCAATTCTTTTCTGACTAAACTGCCCCACCCTTCACAGACAGAATTCTCACCAAACGGGCTAACGAGGTATGTCAGTGGTAATTTCGACAATCCGGTTGATGCCTTTACCTATTACAATCAACTGATTAAAATGAAATACCTCGACTCTTTTATTGTCGTTTATGTCAACAATGTCCGAACAACAAAAACGTATGAAGAAGTGCTTCAAAAATTGTTGACAAAATAA
- a CDS encoding 3-hydroxyanthranilate 3,4-dioxygenase produces the protein MAIPKPFNFQKWIDENRHLLKPPVGNKQVFHANDDFIVMVVGGPNSRKDYHYEEGEELFFQVEGDITVKIIEDGKPVDIHIREGEMFLLPPRVPHSPRRGPNTVGLVIERYRKPGEKDGFLWYCENCSAKMHETYFDLTDIETQLPKVMSEFYGSEELRTCKSCGTVMQKPN, from the coding sequence ATGGCTATTCCCAAACCCTTTAATTTTCAAAAGTGGATAGATGAAAACCGGCATTTGCTCAAACCACCGGTTGGAAACAAACAGGTATTTCATGCCAACGACGATTTTATAGTCATGGTAGTGGGCGGGCCCAACTCCCGAAAGGATTATCATTATGAAGAAGGCGAGGAGTTGTTTTTTCAGGTAGAAGGAGATATTACCGTAAAAATCATCGAAGACGGCAAGCCTGTTGATATCCATATCCGTGAGGGAGAAATGTTTTTGTTGCCCCCACGAGTTCCACATTCGCCCCGTCGTGGTCCCAACACGGTGGGCTTAGTCATTGAGCGCTATCGCAAACCGGGTGAAAAAGACGGATTCTTATGGTATTGTGAAAACTGCAGTGCAAAAATGCACGAGACCTATTTCGACCTAACCGATATTGAAACTCAGTTGCCCAAGGTGATGTCTGAGTTTTATGGCTCTGAAGAACTCCGCACCTGCAAAAGTTGTGGAACGGTGATGCAAAAGCCAAACTAA
- a CDS encoding PKD domain-containing protein, whose protein sequence is MRKFTLFFTVLIFATIQVAFAQNVVTLPVSGQAPTETGCEGTILDSGGSGQYTNGIDAFVVIDPPGTIPVQISFAVFSTEACCDFVDLYDGPSTASPLIGTYGGMALPNGGSPIVSTGGSMTLRFRTDGSVLGDGFVANWIAGGGGSGTPSASFVVSDLNPPANWPVYFINSSTGASSYSWDFGDGNTSTEDNPDHRYTAPGTYTIVLTAIGCTGETTTYSAEILVQELAGVTVDPTSFNVTLNYGDSIIYPLNISNIGSGSLVYSIEGAPLQSAKKLQVLSLINGADLAQEYAFTLQAINNYYTDYQLTEITTYVAAELEAALEDKDVLLIPEQETCNAAAFTAFAPVLQAFAENGGTIVMNGTNQASCIFNTGLFSGTYQNFYSGPLNLSLPEDPLVEGVANPYEALSVTFYYDITNSDVVRVVEYNNYDVVCYRNIGAGKAILIGHDYRYSNSNMQKIQANAVQNAAQAAQSQGWLYISSNAGLLGGGENATIDVEFNATDVYGGTYYQDLIIYTNDPDNPEIIVPCVITIVGTPSFALSSANFDFGTLMQGLVVQQTLTISNPGTDSLHITNITSSDPAYTVDINNFSLYGGGAEQQVVISFAPTDIQTYNATLTIQTNIGTFFVVVTGVGVGAPVTTVTPPAINVTIDAGTSTTVPLVIANSGLGPLDYQFDTSNLGVVLQVLAYTNGVDFTTEYPNTLSAINTYYTNYNLTETNTSSAAELATLLLDKDVFLVPEIETSAGVPPFIDFAPVLQAFVNNGGIVIFAGTSSALPIINSGLMPVEVTGFDTGTAVNVDDDTHPITQGISPSFPPSNGTYPIFFSGSDVVTLVSQPVGPFGGGGSVVAYTQIGSGYVVSIAFDYFSSDENAKRIIANSLIWAESLAVVPWLDYNPTEGNVGYPDETTIDVFLDATNLLGGTYQTELIINTNDPLNPTITVPVTLTVIGIPQIVVSDTNLDFGNVIIGNNNAITINIDNPGTDTLFITDISSSLPEFAASAGSIIIPPLQNANLTITYTPANIQTYTGTVTLTNNVTPITIDVSGVGVGAPITTLNPTSFNVTLLAGNSTTETLNIGNTGAGPLEFNIPGAGTAEILALTYGINSFNYTTLQNYLTTYVSDYNLTEINTTNPVALTNALVGKQVLLIPQQDAAMVNPTAIANLGTAMHTFAQNGGSVVFVGSTCSVCVTTGSMFSGAYSGQTFTNIQITNPTHPLAAGLPSSWLMPSAAFTYDFVDSDLVQVASAPGFGPNVDAIAVRPIGSGKAIYLGNNFSTSGDATLGTLIANAIGYANGQLPSWLTVSPTSGTVLPGNNTDLSLNFDATGMLAGDYTFDLLIATNQPGQPVMVVTITLTVEAFPQAAFTVDSQLSCDGIVQFTDATLNNPSSWTWDFGDGNSSTVQNPLHTYTDSGVYTVSLEACNALGCNSATYTDFITVDFTSTYCDTIPMPSDNSILQLTGCYGVLQDSGGPGNYANNQNGTVTIAPPGALSITLNFNYIQFENCCDGLRVYDGPNTSSPLLGNFKGPALPNGDGIVTSTGGSITLQQYTDGSVVNTGFELNWSCLIIDEAPTPDFSYEVTDACLGIVDFTDLSMNYPSEWTWEFGDGSGALSTDQNPQHSYQQSGTYQVTLASCNIAGCDAITIPVTVNGVLFVDFSVPNFVQINSPVMFNDNTANATYWQWNFGNGQTAVGNIANPVTFYQALGFYTVTLTVTDANGCVRTGTRTLEVVSNIGMEGALNNSLLTIAPNPTTGVFNVTYPFADSRQITLRVFDAVGKEVYFDKQNATGGYQQTLQMNDKPRGLYFVTLSSGKDFISKKVILH, encoded by the coding sequence ATGAGAAAATTTACACTTTTTTTTACCGTGCTGATATTCGCCACAATACAAGTGGCATTTGCCCAAAATGTAGTTACCCTACCGGTATCAGGGCAGGCACCAACCGAAACAGGTTGTGAAGGTACTATCCTCGATTCGGGCGGTTCGGGACAATACACAAACGGCATAGATGCTTTTGTGGTGATTGATCCGCCAGGCACCATACCTGTTCAGATTTCTTTTGCAGTGTTTAGCACGGAAGCATGTTGCGACTTCGTGGATTTATATGACGGTCCATCAACCGCCAGTCCACTTATAGGTACGTATGGTGGAATGGCACTGCCAAACGGGGGAAGCCCTATCGTTTCAACCGGCGGTTCGATGACCTTGCGTTTCAGAACCGACGGCTCTGTATTAGGTGATGGTTTTGTAGCCAACTGGATTGCCGGCGGCGGGGGAAGTGGAACCCCCTCTGCTTCATTTGTTGTTTCAGATTTAAATCCTCCTGCCAATTGGCCGGTCTATTTTATCAACAGCTCTACAGGTGCTTCTTCTTATAGCTGGGATTTTGGAGATGGCAACACTTCAACAGAAGACAATCCCGATCATCGCTATACTGCCCCCGGTACTTATACTATTGTGTTAACGGCTATCGGGTGTACCGGTGAAACCACCACCTACAGTGCAGAGATTCTGGTTCAGGAATTGGCCGGCGTTACGGTTGATCCTACCTCTTTTAATGTTACCCTTAACTATGGCGATTCAATTATTTATCCGCTCAATATTTCCAATATCGGCAGCGGGTCGCTCGTGTACAGTATCGAAGGGGCTCCTCTGCAATCGGCCAAAAAATTACAGGTGTTGTCCCTGATTAACGGTGCAGACCTCGCTCAGGAATATGCATTTACTTTGCAGGCCATTAACAATTATTATACAGACTATCAACTGACGGAAATCACTACTTACGTTGCTGCCGAACTGGAAGCAGCTTTGGAAGACAAAGATGTGCTCCTGATACCCGAGCAGGAAACCTGTAATGCAGCCGCCTTTACCGCATTTGCTCCTGTTTTGCAGGCATTTGCTGAAAACGGAGGTACTATTGTGATGAACGGCACCAATCAGGCAAGTTGTATCTTTAACACTGGGTTGTTTAGCGGAACTTATCAAAACTTTTACAGCGGACCGCTCAATCTTAGCCTTCCTGAAGACCCGCTTGTTGAAGGGGTAGCCAATCCCTATGAAGCCCTTTCAGTTACTTTTTACTATGATATCACCAATTCGGATGTAGTAAGAGTGGTTGAATACAACAATTATGATGTGGTTTGCTACCGCAACATTGGAGCCGGTAAGGCCATCCTTATCGGGCACGATTACAGATACAGCAACTCAAATATGCAGAAAATTCAGGCCAATGCTGTACAAAACGCAGCACAGGCTGCTCAAAGTCAGGGTTGGCTGTATATAAGTTCAAATGCAGGGCTTTTGGGCGGTGGTGAAAATGCTACCATTGATGTAGAGTTTAACGCAACCGATGTTTATGGAGGTACTTACTATCAAGACCTGATTATTTATACCAATGACCCTGATAATCCGGAGATTATTGTTCCATGTGTTATCACCATTGTAGGTACCCCGAGTTTTGCCCTTTCTTCGGCTAACTTTGACTTTGGAACCTTGATGCAGGGGTTGGTTGTACAACAAACGCTGACCATTAGCAATCCCGGAACAGATTCTCTGCACATAACCAATATTACCTCAAGCGACCCTGCATACACTGTGGACATCAACAACTTTTCGCTGTATGGGGGTGGTGCAGAACAACAGGTAGTCATCAGTTTTGCGCCTACCGATATTCAAACCTATAATGCGACATTGACCATCCAAACCAATATAGGCACCTTTTTTGTCGTAGTAACAGGAGTTGGGGTTGGTGCTCCGGTAACAACGGTAACACCACCTGCCATAAATGTTACAATTGATGCGGGCACTTCAACCACTGTTCCTTTGGTGATTGCCAATTCAGGGTTAGGCCCTCTTGATTACCAATTTGATACCTCAAATTTAGGAGTGGTGCTGCAAGTATTGGCCTATACCAATGGGGTTGATTTTACGACAGAGTATCCCAACACATTATCGGCTATCAACACCTATTATACAAACTACAACCTGACCGAAACCAATACAAGCAGTGCTGCAGAGTTGGCTACCCTGTTGCTGGACAAAGATGTTTTCTTAGTACCGGAAATTGAAACCTCAGCAGGAGTTCCTCCTTTTATTGATTTTGCACCGGTACTGCAAGCCTTTGTCAACAACGGAGGAATCGTCATTTTTGCCGGAACTTCCAGCGCATTACCCATCATTAATTCAGGATTGATGCCGGTTGAAGTAACCGGTTTTGATACCGGTACTGCAGTCAATGTTGATGACGATACTCACCCCATTACCCAAGGTATTTCTCCCAGTTTCCCACCATCGAACGGAACTTACCCTATTTTCTTTAGTGGCTCAGATGTGGTAACTTTGGTTTCTCAGCCCGTAGGCCCATTTGGTGGTGGCGGGTCAGTAGTGGCTTACACGCAAATTGGTTCCGGTTATGTGGTGTCTATTGCCTTTGACTACTTCAGTTCTGACGAAAATGCCAAAAGAATTATAGCCAACTCCCTGATATGGGCCGAAAGCCTGGCAGTAGTGCCTTGGTTAGACTATAATCCTACAGAAGGAAACGTAGGTTATCCGGACGAAACTACGATTGACGTTTTCTTAGACGCAACCAATTTGCTGGGCGGTACCTACCAAACCGAACTCATCATCAATACAAACGACCCGCTCAATCCTACGATTACAGTTCCGGTAACGCTGACGGTTATAGGAATACCTCAAATTGTAGTTTCAGACACAAACCTCGACTTCGGAAATGTTATTATTGGAAATAACAACGCCATAACCATCAATATTGATAACCCGGGCACCGATACTTTGTTTATTACAGACATTTCTTCATCGTTGCCGGAATTTGCAGCCAGTGCAGGCAGTATCATCATACCTCCGCTTCAAAACGCAAACCTGACGATTACTTACACACCTGCGAATATTCAAACCTATACAGGCACGGTTACATTGACCAATAATGTAACACCTATTACCATTGATGTTTCCGGTGTCGGCGTTGGCGCACCGATTACAACTTTGAATCCGACTTCTTTTAATGTTACGTTATTAGCAGGAAACTCCACCACTGAAACACTGAACATAGGCAATACCGGAGCCGGTCCCCTCGAATTTAACATTCCGGGAGCAGGAACCGCTGAAATACTGGCGCTTACCTATGGCATCAATTCCTTCAACTATACTACCCTGCAAAATTACTTAACCACTTATGTGTCGGATTATAACCTGACAGAAATAAATACGACCAACCCTGTTGCATTGACCAATGCCTTGGTCGGAAAGCAAGTATTGCTCATCCCGCAACAAGATGCGGCAATGGTAAATCCTACTGCCATTGCCAATTTAGGAACGGCAATGCATACATTTGCACAAAATGGCGGTTCGGTTGTGTTTGTAGGCAGCACCTGTAGCGTTTGTGTAACCACAGGCAGTATGTTTTCAGGGGCTTACTCCGGTCAGACCTTCACTAATATTCAGATTACCAACCCCACTCATCCGCTTGCTGCCGGACTACCTTCTTCATGGCTTATGCCATCTGCGGCCTTTACTTACGATTTTGTAGACTCAGATTTGGTACAAGTAGCATCAGCTCCCGGTTTCGGGCCAAATGTTGATGCCATTGCCGTGAGACCTATTGGTAGCGGTAAGGCCATCTATCTCGGAAACAACTTTTCGACTTCCGGCGATGCTACATTGGGAACCTTGATTGCCAATGCTATTGGTTATGCCAACGGTCAGTTACCTTCCTGGTTAACAGTTTCTCCAACAAGCGGCACCGTTCTGCCCGGCAACAATACCGACCTGTCATTAAACTTTGATGCAACCGGCATGTTGGCAGGCGATTATACCTTTGATTTACTCATCGCCACTAATCAACCCGGACAACCGGTCATGGTCGTAACCATAACCCTGACAGTTGAGGCCTTCCCGCAAGCTGCCTTTACCGTAGATAGCCAATTGAGTTGCGACGGCATAGTTCAGTTTACCGATGCTACTCTGAATAATCCCAGTTCATGGACCTGGGATTTTGGCGACGGAAACAGTTCAACCGTTCAAAACCCACTCCATACCTATACTGATAGCGGTGTTTATACTGTAAGTTTAGAGGCCTGCAATGCACTTGGTTGCAACTCTGCTACTTATACCGATTTTATCACAGTAGATTTCACATCAACTTATTGTGACACTATACCCATGCCTTCCGACAACAGTATCCTTCAGCTAACCGGATGCTACGGAGTTTTGCAGGACAGTGGAGGACCGGGCAATTACGCCAATAATCAAAACGGCACTGTAACGATAGCCCCCCCGGGAGCACTATCCATTACCCTGAACTTTAACTATATCCAGTTTGAAAACTGTTGCGACGGTTTACGTGTCTATGATGGTCCCAATACAAGTTCTCCACTCCTTGGCAACTTTAAAGGCCCGGCACTTCCAAACGGCGATGGTATCGTTACTTCAACCGGAGGCTCAATTACGCTACAGCAATATACCGATGGATCGGTGGTCAACACAGGTTTTGAGCTAAACTGGAGTTGTTTAATTATTGACGAAGCTCCTACTCCTGACTTTAGTTATGAAGTAACTGATGCCTGCCTTGGTATTGTTGACTTTACCGATTTGTCAATGAATTATCCCAGCGAATGGACCTGGGAATTTGGAGACGGCAGTGGTGCTTTATCTACCGATCAAAATCCGCAGCACTCTTATCAGCAAAGTGGCACCTATCAGGTTACTTTAGCTTCGTGCAATATTGCAGGATGTGATGCCATAACCATACCGGTAACTGTTAATGGTGTTTTGTTTGTAGATTTTTCGGTTCCCAACTTTGTTCAGATCAACTCGCCGGTAATGTTTAATGACAATACTGCTAATGCCACTTACTGGCAATGGAATTTTGGAAACGGACAAACAGCAGTAGGTAATATCGCAAATCCGGTAACTTTCTATCAGGCATTGGGCTTCTATACCGTAACACTTACCGTTACAGATGCAAATGGTTGTGTGCGTACCGGAACCCGCACATTGGAAGTCGTGAGCAATATTGGAATGGAAGGTGCCCTGAACAACAGTCTGTTAACGATTGCTCCCAATCCGACAACAGGGGTATTTAATGTTACCTATCCGTTTGCCGACTCCCGTCAAATTACTCTTCGTGTTTTTGATGCCGTTGGCAAAGAGGTATATTTCGACAAGCAAAATGCAACCGGAGGCTATCAACAAACGCTTCAGATGAACGACAAACCGCGCGGATTGTACTTCGTTACCCTTAGTTCGGGCAAAGACTTTATTTCTAAAAAAGTCATACTGCATTAG
- a CDS encoding helix-turn-helix domain containing protein, whose translation MGRVNTPILSETGRKELETLFKKSDNHSLRKRCQTILLKAEGRHSKDVGSIVGMCHVSVNSWLKRYKSDGIAGLYIKPGRGKKPLIDKKSDEHLILEAVSQHRQKISYRQGRMGGFKWKRSKQEHF comes from the coding sequence ATGGGACGAGTAAACACACCGATACTAAGTGAAACAGGTCGAAAAGAGTTAGAGACACTGTTTAAAAAATCAGATAACCATAGTTTGCGAAAACGCTGCCAGACAATTTTGTTAAAAGCTGAGGGTCGGCATTCAAAAGATGTAGGAAGCATAGTAGGCATGTGTCATGTGAGTGTGAACAGTTGGTTAAAACGGTATAAATCAGATGGGATAGCAGGCTTATACATCAAACCGGGGCGTGGCAAAAAGCCTCTTATTGATAAAAAATCGGATGAACATCTTATCTTGGAAGCCGTCAGTCAGCATCGCCAAAAAATTAGCTACCGCCAAGGCAGAATGGGAGGCTTCAAGTGGAAAAGAAGTAAGCAAGAGCACTTTTAA
- the kynU gene encoding kynureninase, whose protein sequence is MSDIDVSKNPGLPHYSDLDAEDGLKSFRSLFFIPKTANGEDVIYLCGNSLGLQPKTAQQYVEQELEDWRSLGVEGHLKAKNAWFYYHHFLADSLARLVGALPHEVVAMNTLTVNLHLLMASFYRPTTKRYKILIESPAFPSDKYAVVSQAQWHGLNPKDAIIEIAPRAGEHYLQTEDILNTIEQLGDSLALVLLGGVNYYSGQFFDMPAITQAGHKAGAMVGFDLAHAAGNLPMELHEWEVDFAAWCSYKYLNSGPGGVSGVFIHEKHANNPDTPRLSGWWGNDEKTRFDMRPDFMPQLGAAGWQLSNAQILPMAVLRASLEIFDQAGIHNLRQKSILLTGYLEQLLLKMNSEVGNNPFSIITPEDIRERGCQLSIMFNGNQGRAIFDHLTQAGVIADWRNPNVIRVAPTPLYNKYEDAYRFVQLLQKALEVTS, encoded by the coding sequence ATGTCTGATATTGACGTTTCCAAAAATCCAGGTTTGCCCCACTATTCCGATTTGGATGCCGAAGATGGGTTAAAAAGTTTTCGTTCCCTATTCTTTATTCCAAAAACCGCAAATGGGGAAGACGTAATTTATCTCTGTGGAAATTCTTTGGGCTTACAGCCAAAAACGGCGCAACAATATGTGGAACAAGAACTGGAAGATTGGCGAAGTTTAGGAGTAGAAGGGCATTTGAAAGCCAAAAACGCATGGTTTTACTACCATCATTTCCTTGCAGACAGTCTTGCCCGTTTAGTTGGTGCGTTGCCCCACGAAGTAGTGGCGATGAACACCCTAACGGTCAACCTGCATTTGCTCATGGCCAGTTTTTACCGCCCAACTACAAAACGATACAAAATCTTAATTGAATCGCCTGCTTTTCCATCCGACAAATATGCCGTAGTCAGCCAAGCACAATGGCATGGGCTGAATCCCAAAGATGCCATTATTGAAATAGCTCCACGAGCCGGCGAGCATTATTTGCAAACCGAAGACATTTTGAACACCATTGAGCAATTGGGCGATTCACTTGCTTTGGTATTGCTTGGAGGAGTAAATTACTACTCGGGTCAGTTTTTTGATATGCCCGCAATAACCCAAGCCGGCCACAAGGCCGGTGCGATGGTTGGCTTCGACCTTGCCCATGCAGCCGGAAATCTGCCGATGGAACTTCACGAATGGGAAGTAGATTTTGCAGCATGGTGTTCTTATAAATACCTCAATTCCGGCCCGGGTGGAGTGAGCGGTGTGTTTATTCACGAAAAACATGCTAACAATCCTGACACCCCCCGTCTGTCCGGTTGGTGGGGAAATGACGAAAAAACGAGGTTCGATATGCGCCCCGATTTTATGCCACAGTTGGGTGCTGCGGGTTGGCAATTAAGTAATGCACAGATATTGCCAATGGCAGTACTTCGGGCATCGCTCGAAATTTTCGACCAAGCCGGCATCCATAACCTTCGGCAAAAGAGTATCTTACTCACAGGCTATTTAGAGCAACTACTCCTAAAAATGAACAGCGAAGTGGGCAACAATCCGTTTAGCATCATTACACCTGAAGATATCCGCGAAAGAGGTTGCCAACTCTCCATCATGTTCAACGGCAATCAAGGTCGTGCCATTTTTGACCATCTAACCCAAGCCGGTGTGATTGCCGACTGGCGAAACCCAAATGTCATCAGAGTAGCACCCACTCCGCTTTACAACAAGTATGAAGATGCTTACCGCTTTGTCCAACTCCTGCAAAAAGCGTTAGAGGTTACTTCATAG